GCCTTCGAAGCCATCGCCGGCGCGCCGCCCTGCCGCGCCGTGCGCGCCCAGCCGGGCGAATCCTGGATTGCGCGGGCCCTGGCGGAAACGCGGGCCGAATTCCTGGCGACCCTGCCCGCCACGTGCGCCCTGGCGATCGACGCGCTCCCGTATTTCATGCTGGCGCTGGAACATGGCGCGGAACGTCCCGCCTGCGCCGGCGGCCGCGTGGAGGACTTCCACCAGGACAAGCCCGGAGACCGCTGGCGCGTCGCGCGCCTCAACCCCGCGGCCGGCATGGCGCGCTCCACCGCCGCGGAAGCCGTCGCCAACGAGGCCCTCTGCATCGATACCGCCGCGTTTCGCGCACTCAATATCTCCGTACCGCGTGAACCCGAAACAATAGGAACGACGACCCGCGAGGCGGGCGGGGAAACACACTACATTCCGGAGGCGGTGGCCTGTTGTCTGCGCGAGGACACCATCGAAAGCGCCCTGGACACCTTCTGGCAGCGCCGCCTGGCCGAACGGCTTCGCGCCGGGGCCTTCGCGTCGCCCGCCGCGCTGGTAACCGATCTGGCCACGCTCAAGGAAGCAATGGTCGCGTTCATCAACGACGACATCGACCAGGGCAACACCAGTCTCGTCTTTCCCGACTTCTTCCTCTTTTTTCACAACACCGTGCTCGACTTGCAGTATGGCGTGAAGCGCGGCCTACTGGACGAGGCCGCCGCCCGCGCCGTACAGGACGCGTTCCTCGGCGCCATCGGCCCGATGGACGCGCGCTACAAGCGGGACCTGCGCGGCAAAGTGGAGAAAATGCTTGGAAAGCGCCTGATCGCCGCCGCCCCGGCCAGCGAACTGCCGCCGGATCTGCGCGCCGCGCTCGAAAACGCGGTGAAGTCGCTGGAATCCCTCTTCGAAGCCTTTCCGCAGGACCTCTACCTCGCGATATATGGCTAGGAACGTACTCCCCCAGACAAGCGTGTCCGTTTGATCGCCGCAAGGTAGCGCGCGGGCCAGCGTGGCAGTTGGCAGTTGGCAGTTGGCAGTTGACAGTTGACAGTTGACAGTTGACAGTTGGCAGTTGGCAGTTGGCAGTTGACAGGCGGGGGGCATCGGTCCTTTGGGGTCAGTTGTCTAGGTAGCCGATGGCGTCGAGGGCTTCGAGGGTGGCGGCGTCGATTTCCACGTGGGTGGGGTCGATGGCGTTTTCTTCGCAGATTTTGAGGTAGCCGTCGATGGTCTGGTCGAGCTGGGACTGGATGGGGGCCAGCGCGGGCTCGCCGTCGCGGCTGGTTTGTTCGCGGGGGTCGGCGACGAGGTCGTAGAACTCGCGGGGGGCGAGGTTGCGCTTGTTGCCTTCGTTGGCGCGGATGAGTTTGTGGGTGGGGGTTTGTACGGACTGGAGCACGATGCCTTCGAAGTTATTTTCGGCGTAGCTGTAGCCGATGTTGGCGTTGGTGGGGTTGCCGGCGGCGTCGAAGAGGGCCTGGCCCTGCATCATGGCGCCTTTTTCGAGTCCGGCGAAGTGGAGGAAGGTGGGGGCCAGGTCGAGGTTGCGGGCGAAGTGGGGGTTGACCTCGCCGGCGCGGGCGTTGCCGGGGAGTTTGATGATGAAGGGGACGCGGGTCTGCTCTTCGTAGAGCGTCTGGCCGTGCCACCAGCCGCCGTGTTCGTGGAATTCCTCGCCGTGGTCGGCGGTGAGCACGATGAGGGTGTCGCCGTAGAGGCCGCGGGCCTTGAGCCCGGCGAAGAGCTCGCCCAGGGCGGCGTCGAGGCGTTCGATCTCGAGGATGTAGGCGCGGCGCATTTTCTCCAGGTAGATTTCGGGGTCGGGGTTGCCCAGGCGCTTACGCCCGTAGCCGCCGTCGGGGGAATCGGGGTCCATGAAGGGGTCGTGCGGGTCCATGAAGTGCGCGAAGAGGAAGAAGGGGGTTCCGTCGGGGGCGGCGCCGCTGTCGAGCCACCGCAGGACCTCGTCCTTCACGGCGGGGGCGGGCTGGTAGTAGTCGGTGACTTCGATGGGGCGGCGGAGGCGGCGGTTGGCGATTTCGCGGGCCTTGAGGAGCACTTCGTACATGGCGAGCTTTGCTGCGGAATCGGTGGCTCCGAAGCGGAGTGATTTCTTGAGGTCGACGTACTCGACGAAGCCCTGGTCGTAGCCGAAGAGGGCGGTGATGTTGGGGTTGTTGGCGAAGCCCTGGGTGTAGTAGCCGCCGGCCTGGAGGAGTTCCGCCACGGTTTCGACGTCCTCGGGGAGGCGGGCGGTCTTGGTGAAGGCGGTGTGGCACTCGGGATACATGCCGGAGAAAATGGAGCCGAAGGAGGCCTTGGTCCACGAGGCCTGCGCATAGCCGCGTTCAAATCGGATGGCGTCGGCCAGGAAGGCGTCGATATTCGGGGTGCGCGTTTCGATTTCGGGGTTGTAGGCGGGGAGGTAGTCCGCGCGGAGCGTATCCACGGCGATCAGGATGAGGTTGGGGCCGTTTGCGCCGGGGACCGGAGTGAAGGGGGCGGCCGCCAGGGCCGGGGCGAGGCTGCGCGCGAGGGCCAGGCCGGCGAGGATGAAGATCCCGTAGAGCGCGACGCCCGCCGCGATCCGGGGCAGGGGGCGCGCGGTGACGCGGTCCAGCGCGCGCGCGAGGAGGAAGAGGAGCGCCGCGCCCACCGCCGCGAGGGCGAGCGCGCCGCCCGCGAGCATGGCCAGGGCGGCCGCGTCCGGCATGTGTCCGTCGAAGACGTCGCGCCGCACGCGGTAGAGCCCGATCACCGCGCCGCCGGCAAAGGCCGCGGCGGCGAAGGCGAGCGCATAGGTCCAGCGCACGGGCGGGAAGCGATCGGCCAGGAGATAGAGAAAGACGAGGCCCAGGGCGGCGCCCTTTCCCGCGGCGGCGAAGATCAGGCCGTAGACGAGGACGGGCCATAGGAAGATCCCGGCGTCGGCCAGGCCGGGGAGGGTGCGCCAGACCCAGCCCGCTTCCACGAGTCCGACGGCGGCGCCCGCGATCAGGCCGGCGAGCGCCCCGGCCCAGAGCGCACCCAGCACGAGGCCGCGGTATTGCTTGAGGACCTCCGGGGGGAGCTGGTGGTCCGCTTCGCCATCCGCGCCCGCGCCGGCCGCCGCGCGGACCTCGGCGATCTCTTCGAGGAGCGCCTCGCGGTTGGGGCGTCCGGTGAGGATGAGGAGGGGGAGGCTCAGGATGAAGGGGATGACCTCGCCGAACCACATGCCCAGGTGGCCGAAGAGCAGGGCCTGCGCGTGGCCGGCGCCGGGTCCGAGCAGGGTGGTCATGACGACTTCGCGGACGCCGACGCCGCTGACGGTGGGGGCGAAGACGGAGCCAACGATCAGGAGGGGGCTGGCGAAGAGGATTTCGAGGATGCCGGTGTTTTCCGCGCGGATGGCGGAGGCCGTACCGAAATACATGAGGCAGATGCCGAGGTGGACGCAGAGGCCGAGGCCGAGGGCGCGGAAGAGGGCGCCCCGGTGCGCGCTGTAGGCGGTTGCGGCGACGGCGAGCTTGTTCACCTTGCCGCGGAGGGATCCCGGTACGGGCAGGGACGCGACGAGCACCTGGATGATCCGGGGCTGGAGGAGGAGCAGGAGCGTACCGGCGATGAAGCAGGCGAGGACGAGGAGCACGGCGGCGAGGAGGGCCAGGTTAATCGGGAAGAGGCGCAGGCCGAGGGGCAGCGTGAGGAAGACGAGCGAGAACAGCGCGATGAAGCCGGTGAGCTTTTCCACGGCGATGACCGTGGCGCATTTGATCACCTCGCCGGTGTGCCGGGAGGACTCCACGAGCCGGTAGCCGTCGAGCCCGAGTGTGCCGGGGAGGACGAGGCCGATGGCGCGGCCCCAGAACCAGCACTTGGTGAGGTACCAGTAGGGGATATGGACGCCCTGCGCGCGCAGGAGGATGCGCCAGCGGGTGATGCCGGCGAAGATGCCTGCGAGCTTCATGACCATCGCGAAGCCGAACCAGAAGGCGGCGGTGGCGGGGTCGATCGCGCGGACGGCGGCCCATACCGACGCGGGGGTCAGATCCTTGAAGAGGCCGCTGTCGAGGCCGAAGGTCTGGGGGCGGAAGAGGAAGACGAAGAGTGCGGCGATAAAGGCGAGCTTTGCGCCGATGACTGCGATGGTTTTCCAGTTTTTTCGGAGAAAGGGTAGGAATTTGGACATGAACTCAGACGGCTTTCCTGGGGCACTGCGGGTAGGTTCTGCGAGAAAGCGGCAGTGTAGCATATCGTGAAAATGAAAAACGCGGCGGGGAGGAAGGAAGGGAAACCTCTCCCGCCGCAGAAAGACCACGGGGCCGGTCTCGGGAACCGGCCTGCGGCCTGGTTAAGGGCATTGTTTGTGTGTATGGCTGTATTTTATACCGAACGTTAAGTACCTGCAAGTTCTTCAGGCTTTAGGCTGGAGGCTTTAGGCTTTAGGGGGATAGTGGACGGAGTGGACGGAGTGGACGGAGTGGACAGAGTGGACTGAGTGGACTGAGTGGACGGAGTGGACTGAGTGGACTGAGTGGTTGGGGTGGATGGGGCGGATGGGGTGGTTCGATTGGTTTTTGGCGGTTGTCATTTTGCCGGGGTGGCCGTTATACTGCGTTTTTATGGCGGGCCGTGTGTGAAACCCGCTTCCGAGGAGCTATGGAAACCACCCCCGTCGCCGCCGATACGAGCACGCCGAGTGTGAGCGTGATCTGTCCGATGTACAACGAGGGCGGGGGGATACGGGACCATGTTCGGCGTTTGGTGGCGGCGCTTAACCGGCTGCCTCGGTCGTGGGAACTGATTGTCGTCAATGACGGGAGCACGGACGATTGCGGCGAGAAGGTGGCGGAATTGGCCGCCGACGAGCCGCGCATCCGGCCCTACGGCTACCCGCGCAACCGGGGGCGGGGTTACGCGCTTCGAACCGGCTTCGGGCATGCGCGCGGGCGGATCATCGTGACCACGGAGTCGGATCTGAGCTGGGGGCCGGATATCGTCGAGACCCTGCTGGAGGCGCTGGAGGCGCAGGGTTGCGATGTGGTGGTGGCGTCGCCGCACGCGCCGGGGGGCCGGCTGGAGAACGTGCCGCTTTACCGCGCGCTCCTGAGCCGGGTGGGCAACCGGATCCTGCGCTTTGCGTCCGCCTCCCAGATCACGATGCTCAGCGGAATGACGCGCTGCTACCGGCGGGAGGTGATCGACGCGTTGTATCTCGAATCCGATGGCAAGGAGATCCACCTGGAGATCATCTCCCAGGCGGAGGCGCTTGGCTTTCGGGTGGGTGAGGCGCCGGCGGTGCTGCGCTGGGAGAAGGGCGCGCGCAAATCGAACTTCAACGCGCCGCGCTACATTTACTCGCACCTGATGTTCACCTTCAGCCAGGCGCCGTTTCTGCTGATGGGCACGGCGGGGCTGATCAGCATATTGGCGGGCGTGTTTCTGATGGCGGCGCTCGCGTACCAGTCGATCGCGCACGGCATCCGCGCGGGCGGGCGTCCGCTGTTGATCGTCGCCTTGCTGCTTATTGTGAGCGGGGTGCAGTTTCTCCTGTTTTCCTTCAGCGCGGGGCAGGTGGTGCAATTGCGGCGGCTGGTGCTGCAATTGCGCAACCGCGTGCTGGCGCGGGACCGGACCCGGGGCGGCGCATGAAGGTATTGACGCAGAATTTCAAGACGGGGGCGCTGGGTGTGGACGAGTACCCCGTGCCCGCGTGCCCGGTGAATGGCGCGCTCGTGGCGACGACCTGCTCGGCGGTGAGCCTGGGCACGGAGCGCGCGGTGTACCAGCTGGCGGCCGCGCCGCCCTGGGAGAAGGCCCGGCGGCGGCCCGATTTGGTGAAGCAGGTGTGGAACCGCGCGAAGAACGACGGGCTGCTGAATACGATCAGCGTGGTGCGCAACCTGGTGAGCAGTCCCGTGGCGCTGGGCTACAGCAGTTGCGGCGTGGTGCTGGAGGCGGGTTACCGCTGCGCGGGGGTGCGGCCGGGCGATCGCGTGGCGTGCGCGGGCTTCGAATTCGCGAACCACGCCGAGGTCAATGCCGTGCCGCACACGATGCTGGCGGGGATCCCCGATGGCGTGCCCGACGAGGCGGCCTGTTTCGCCACGGTGGCGAGCGTATCGCTGCACGCGCTGCGGCTTTGCGGCGCGCAGACGGGCGAGACCGTGCTCGTGCTTGGTCTGGGATTGCTGGGCCACCTGAGCGCGTCGCTGGCCGAGATACAGGGCGCGTCGGTTTTTGGCTACGACCCCGACCCGGCGCAGGCCGCCTCTGCCCGCGCGCGGTATCCTCGGGGCCAGTTTTTTGATGATCCGGCGGCGCTGGCGGGCCACCTGGGCGCGGGCGCGGATCACGTGCTGGTGTGCGCGGCCGGCGGGGGCGCGTCGCTCTTTCGCCTGGCCGGGGAATTGGCCCGGGATCGGGGCACGGTGGTCGTGGTCGGCGACGTGGAGTGCGCCCTACCGCGCCGGCTGTATTACGAGAAGGAATTGCGAGTCCAGTTTTCGCGCGCATACGGTCCGGGCCGTTACGATCCCGCCTACGAGCGTGCCGGCCAGGACTATCCGATCGGGTATGTGCGCTGGACCATGCAGCGGAATATGGAGGCGATCCTCGGGCTGATCGGGTCGGGCCGGCTCGATGTCGCGGGGCTTATCACGCACCGGATCCCGATTGCGGACGCGGCGGACGCGCTCAAGCCGCTTTTTGAGGGCGGCGGCGATCGCGCGCTGGGCATTGTAATCGAATACCCCGGCTATGACCTGGCGTCGGACGCGCCAATCCCGCTGAAGGCGGATTCCGGCGCGGTGCGGTCCGGCGCGTCCGGCCGCATGACGCCCGCCGGAAAGCAGGCGGTGGATTCGGTTCGTATCGGGTTGATCGGCGCGGGGCGTTTCGCGCAGGGGGTCCTTATACCAGCCTTCCGGCGCGCAGGCGCCGATGCCTTCACCCGGATCGCGAGCGCGGGCGGACTTTCGGCAGTCAGCGCGGGCCGGAAGTTCGGCGCACGGGAGGCGGTCTCCCGCCCGGAAAACGTAATCGGCGATCCGGACACGAACGCGCTGATTATCACGACGCGTCATGGCGAGCATGCGGCGTTGATTTGCGCGGGGCTGGCGGCCGGGAAGCACGTGTTCTGTGAGAAGCCGTTGTGCCTGAACGCGGCGGAACTGGAAGCCATCGAGGCCGCCGAGCGCGCTTCCTCGGGGATTTTCATGGCCGGATTCAACCGGCGTTTCTCCCCGATGCTGCTGGCGCTGCGCGACTACCTCCAGTTCTCCAATGAACCGGCGATGATCCTGTACCGGGTGAACGCGGGCGCGCTGCCGCCCGAGCACTGGGTGCACGACGAGCGAGAAGGCGGCGGGCGCATTATCGGCGAGTGCTGCCACTACCTGGACGTTGCCGGTCTTCTGATCGGGGCGTCGGCTATGCGGATCCATGCGACATCGATCACGGGCGCGGCGGGGACCGGCTATGATACGGTGACGATCACCGCGCAGTACGCCGATGGCGGCGTCGCCACGATTGTATTTGCGGCCAACGGCAACACGGCCTTTCCCAAGGAGTATCTCGAAGTGCATCGCGCCGGCAGCAGCGCCTTTTTATACAACTACCGCCGCCTCGTGGCGAAGGGCCCGGGCGGGCGGCTTCACCGGCGCGCGCTCTCGCAGCAGAAGGGCTTTGTGGAGGAGGCTCGGGCGTTTCTGGATGGCTGCCGCGGCGGCGCGGCGCCGATCCCGATGGCGGCCATGACGTCGGTCACGCGGCAGACCTTCGCGGCGATGGAATCGCTCCGTACCGGGATGCCGGTGGACCTGGATCCGGGGAGCGCCTGATGCCGATATCGCCCCAGGAAGCGGCCGAGCGATTCGCCGGGCCGATGATCGACCAGATCCCGCGGCTGCTGACGCAGGTGGATCGGAATCTCCACTCGCCGACCTATGGCTGCTGCTGCCGTAACCACTGGCACTACCGCATCGAGGACATCCCCAACGCGCAGATGCAGGAGCTGGTGCTGGCGCTGGCGCTGGTGTGGAAGCTCGACCTGCCGCCGAATCCGTACTTCAAGATGCCGGATCTGCTGGATTGGATCGAGGGCATCCTGGCGTACACGGCGGACATCCAGCGGCCCTCGGGCTGCTTCGACGAGGTGTACCGGGGCCAGGACTCCTACGCCGCCACGGCGTTTGTGGGTTTTTGCGTTTCCGAGACCCTGCTGCAACTCGGGCCGAATCTTACGCCGGCGGTGCGGCGGGACGCGCTGGACATGCTCAACCGCGCGGCGGGCTGGCTTTCGCGGACGGACGAGGCCATGGCGGGCAACCAGGTGGCGGGGGCGGCGGCGGCCTTCATGAACCTGCACGCGCTCGATCGTAAGCCGGGCTATGACCACGGGATGCAGGCGCTGCTGGAGCGATTGGAGGAAATGCAGACGACGGAGGGCTGGTTTCCGGAGTATGGCGGGGCGGATATCGGGTACAGTTCACTGGCGCACAGCTATCTCGCGCTGATCGCTGGCCGCACCGGGGATACGCGCGCCCGCGCCATGGCGGACCGGTGCGCCGGTTTCCTCCAGCATTTCCTCCACCGCGACGGCACGGCCGGCGGCGAGTACGGCAGCCGGAACACGGAGTACCTGATTCCGCTGGGGGCGGTGCTGGACGCCGAGACGCACGACGCCGGGGCGCGGCTGTACAACTTTCTTGTGACGCACCTGGAGGGCGAGTACCACGCGATCATCACGCGCTGCCTCGACGATCGCTACCTGGCGTACCTGAGCCCCTTCTATCTGCTCGCGGCGCAGGCCGTACTCGACCACACGCCAAAGCCGTGGCCGGCGCCGCCGCGCAAGGGCACGACCTGGTTCGAACAGGCGGGGCTGTGGTCCGTGGAATCGCCCTCGGTGAAGCTCGTCGCGAACCTGCGCAAGGGCGGCGTCTTCCACCTGGACCTCGGCGAGCACAGCTATGTGGACTCCGGCTACTTCGGCGACATTCCCGACGGCCAGATCGTGACGACGCAGCACCTGGACGCCGGCGCCGATGCGCGGGCGGAAGGCAACACGGCGCGGCTTTCCGCGCGGCTGGTGGTGAACCGTCCGGTGCGCGTGACGCCGTGGCGCAATGTCGCGCTGCGCGTGCTGAACCTGGCGGCGCCGGCTGTTCTTCGCCGCGCCCTGCTCGATTATCTGCGCAGCCGCGCGGTGGCGGCGGGACCGGGCGTGGGCCGGGTGCACCGGCAGATTGTGGTGGAAGACGACGCGGTGGAAGTGACCGACTTCATCGAGATCTCCGAGCCGGTGGTGCAGCTTGCGCTTCAATTGACCCGGGAGCGGGCCTTTTCTTTCGCATCGACGGGCTTTTTTCAGCCGCAGGAGCTGGAGACCGAGGCGGAGCTGGTCGGCGTGGACATCGTGGAGGGCAAGGCGGTCCTCAAGCGCCGCTACACGCGCGAGGGCCTCGAGATCTTGCCAACTTAGCCGTCTGAAGTAAGGTGTTCGCCGATACGAGATGATTTACTTACATTGGATGTATTCGTCATTCCCGCGAAGGCGGGAATCCAGTGGAATTCGAAGGTTTGTGCGTTCGCGTCGCTGGATCCCCGCGTTCGCGGGGATGACGGATCTGCTCACTCCTTCCATAGTGTAGGGTGAGTTAAGTAAGCCGACAGCCACATTCGTGGGGATGACGGTGTTCGATCACCCAGAGCCGCCACGGTTGGGTGCGACGAGGGTAACAGTTTCAGACGGCCAGAGAATTACCAAACCTGAAACGTTGGGAACGAGGAGGGAGCAATAATGGCCGCCACGCGGTGCGACGCCCTGGCCTACCTGAACGACCGCATTATCCAGGGCGGCCTGTGCACCCGCTGCGGGGCCTGCGCGGGGATATGCCCCGCGGAGAAGATCAGCTTCCGGGACCCGCTTGGGGCGTGCCTGCCCGCGATTGACGATTCCGTGGATTGCGGCGATTGCGGCGGCCTGTGCCGCGACGTTTGCCCGGGGGAATCGGTCGATTTTGCGGCCCTCAACCGCGCGGTGATGGGGGGCGTGCCGGCGGACATGCTGCTGGGCCATGCGGAGTCGTGGCATGTGGCGTGGGCGAGCGACCCGGCGGTTCGCGCGGGCGGCGCGAGCGGCGGCGCGATCACGGCGATGGCGCTGCACCTGCTGGAGTCCGGGGCGGTGCAGGGGGTTGTCTGCCTGATCGACGATCCGGCGGCGCCGCTGTTGCCGCGCGCGGTCATCGCGACGGATCGGGATACCCTGATGCTATCGCAGCAGAGCAAGTATTCGCTCGCGCCCCTGCTCACCGTGCTCCGGGAGATTGAAGTCTTTCCCGGTCGTGTGGCGATTGTCGCGCTGCCCGACCAGGTGCACGCGCTGCGCAAACTGGAGCGGATCGGGCATCCGGCCACGGCGAAGATCGCGGTGATC
This genomic interval from Candidatus Hydrogenedentota bacterium contains the following:
- a CDS encoding glycosyltransferase family 2 protein, encoding METTPVAADTSTPSVSVICPMYNEGGGIRDHVRRLVAALNRLPRSWELIVVNDGSTDDCGEKVAELAADEPRIRPYGYPRNRGRGYALRTGFGHARGRIIVTTESDLSWGPDIVETLLEALEAQGCDVVVASPHAPGGRLENVPLYRALLSRVGNRILRFASASQITMLSGMTRCYRREVIDALYLESDGKEIHLEIISQAEALGFRVGEAPAVLRWEKGARKSNFNAPRYIYSHLMFTFSQAPFLLMGTAGLISILAGVFLMAALAYQSIAHGIRAGGRPLLIVALLLIVSGVQFLLFSFSAGQVVQLRRLVLQLRNRVLARDRTRGGA
- a CDS encoding bi-domain-containing oxidoreductase, producing MKVLTQNFKTGALGVDEYPVPACPVNGALVATTCSAVSLGTERAVYQLAAAPPWEKARRRPDLVKQVWNRAKNDGLLNTISVVRNLVSSPVALGYSSCGVVLEAGYRCAGVRPGDRVACAGFEFANHAEVNAVPHTMLAGIPDGVPDEAACFATVASVSLHALRLCGAQTGETVLVLGLGLLGHLSASLAEIQGASVFGYDPDPAQAASARARYPRGQFFDDPAALAGHLGAGADHVLVCAAGGGASLFRLAGELARDRGTVVVVGDVECALPRRLYYEKELRVQFSRAYGPGRYDPAYERAGQDYPIGYVRWTMQRNMEAILGLIGSGRLDVAGLITHRIPIADAADALKPLFEGGGDRALGIVIEYPGYDLASDAPIPLKADSGAVRSGASGRMTPAGKQAVDSVRIGLIGAGRFAQGVLIPAFRRAGADAFTRIASAGGLSAVSAGRKFGAREAVSRPENVIGDPDTNALIITTRHGEHAALICAGLAAGKHVFCEKPLCLNAAELEAIEAAERASSGIFMAGFNRRFSPMLLALRDYLQFSNEPAMILYRVNAGALPPEHWVHDEREGGGRIIGECCHYLDVAGLLIGASAMRIHATSITGAAGTGYDTVTITAQYADGGVATIVFAANGNTAFPKEYLEVHRAGSSAFLYNYRRLVAKGPGGRLHRRALSQQKGFVEEARAFLDGCRGGAAPIPMAAMTSVTRQTFAAMESLRTGMPVDLDPGSA
- a CDS encoding sulfatase-like hydrolase/transferase yields the protein MSKFLPFLRKNWKTIAVIGAKLAFIAALFVFLFRPQTFGLDSGLFKDLTPASVWAAVRAIDPATAAFWFGFAMVMKLAGIFAGITRWRILLRAQGVHIPYWYLTKCWFWGRAIGLVLPGTLGLDGYRLVESSRHTGEVIKCATVIAVEKLTGFIALFSLVFLTLPLGLRLFPINLALLAAVLLVLACFIAGTLLLLLQPRIIQVLVASLPVPGSLRGKVNKLAVAATAYSAHRGALFRALGLGLCVHLGICLMYFGTASAIRAENTGILEILFASPLLIVGSVFAPTVSGVGVREVVMTTLLGPGAGHAQALLFGHLGMWFGEVIPFILSLPLLILTGRPNREALLEEIAEVRAAAGAGADGEADHQLPPEVLKQYRGLVLGALWAGALAGLIAGAAVGLVEAGWVWRTLPGLADAGIFLWPVLVYGLIFAAAGKGAALGLVFLYLLADRFPPVRWTYALAFAAAAFAGGAVIGLYRVRRDVFDGHMPDAAALAMLAGGALALAAVGAALLFLLARALDRVTARPLPRIAAGVALYGIFILAGLALARSLAPALAAAPFTPVPGANGPNLILIAVDTLRADYLPAYNPEIETRTPNIDAFLADAIRFERGYAQASWTKASFGSIFSGMYPECHTAFTKTARLPEDVETVAELLQAGGYYTQGFANNPNITALFGYDQGFVEYVDLKKSLRFGATDSAAKLAMYEVLLKAREIANRRLRRPIEVTDYYQPAPAVKDEVLRWLDSGAAPDGTPFFLFAHFMDPHDPFMDPDSPDGGYGRKRLGNPDPEIYLEKMRRAYILEIERLDAALGELFAGLKARGLYGDTLIVLTADHGEEFHEHGGWWHGQTLYEEQTRVPFIIKLPGNARAGEVNPHFARNLDLAPTFLHFAGLEKGAMMQGQALFDAAGNPTNANIGYSYAENNFEGIVLQSVQTPTHKLIRANEGNKRNLAPREFYDLVADPREQTSRDGEPALAPIQSQLDQTIDGYLKICEENAIDPTHVEIDAATLEALDAIGYLDN
- a CDS encoding glycosyltransferase family 2 protein; translated protein: MNPVTEYQENALQARAHEERVFAGLLFFHAARRALDKLDALATDLDPKNEQDLLAFELFQGTSPGALLPLADADTEPWIRHALLKAFLNRGDTDGALGLWNKCLQWQVPDTLSANLLIPYLLREGAFEQAGTVSAVSLKLANAQRDVTLWKAQAQAAQRYTGDLYLDPLPRECSVAVALPLRDNAPYLRDILAGVVEQYYPITELILVEDAEDPAFEAIAGAPPCRAVRAQPGESWIARALAETRAEFLATLPATCALAIDALPYFMLALEHGAERPACAGGRVEDFHQDKPGDRWRVARLNPAAGMARSTAAEAVANEALCIDTAAFRALNISVPREPETIGTTTREAGGETHYIPEAVACCLREDTIESALDTFWQRRLAERLRAGAFASPAALVTDLATLKEAMVAFINDDIDQGNTSLVFPDFFLFFHNTVLDLQYGVKRGLLDEAAARAVQDAFLGAIGPMDARYKRDLRGKVEKMLGKRLIAAAPASELPPDLRAALENAVKSLESLFEAFPQDLYLAIYG